In one window of Hevea brasiliensis isolate MT/VB/25A 57/8 chromosome 10, ASM3005281v1, whole genome shotgun sequence DNA:
- the LOC131169333 gene encoding chitin elicitor receptor kinase 1-like, which produces MGSSDSVQAFIRINISFPCNCIKDEFLGHTFHCNIESGDTYASIVNKSYSNLTTINWLEQFNSYTATNISDDGVLNVTVSCLCGDSSISKDYGLFITYPLRAGDILESIARESNIATDMLRRYNIDVDFYAGTGFVYVPGKDTFISLS; this is translated from the coding sequence ATGGGAAGTAGTGACAGTGTCCAAGCCTTCATCAGAATCAACATTTCCTTCCCCTGCAACTGCATCAAAGATGAATTCCTCGGCCACACGTTCCACTGCAATATTGAAAGTGGCGACACCTATGCATCCATCGTCAACAAGTCCTATTCCAACTTGACCACGATTAACTGGTTAGAGCAGTTCAATAGCTATACGGCGACCAATATATCGGACGACGGTGTGCTTAATGTCACAGTGAGTTGCTTATGTGGAGATAGTTCGATTTCCAAGGATTATGGATTGTTTATTACCTACCCTCTCCGGGCTGGAGATATTCTGGAGTCGATTGCGAGGGAGTCAAATATTGCTACTGACATGCTGCGGAGATACAATATTGACGTGGACTTTTATGCAGGGACCGGTTTTGTTTACGTTCCAGGCAAAGATACTTTCATTAGCctttcataa